GGCGAAGACAACGTGCGCGCGCAGGTGACGGCCGACGTCGATCTGGACAACACCGAGCAGATGGCCGAGACCTACCGTCCCAACCAGGACCCGGCCAACGCCGCCGTGCGCAGCACGCACACCGCAGAAGCCACGCAGAACAAGGCCGACGCCCAGGGTGGCGTGCCCGGCGCGCTGTCCAACCAACCGCCGACCGCGCCGCGCATGCTGCCGACCGCACCGGCGCCGGCCTCGGCGTCGCAACCGGCTGCAACGGGCCCGAACGGCCAACCGCAACAAGCAGCGGCTGCCAACACGAGCGGCACCGCAACCAGCGGTAACTCGTCGAGCACCCGCGATACGACGACCAACTACGAAGTCGACAAGACCGTGCGCCGCACCCGCGCCGCGGTGGGCACCGTGCGCCGCCTGTCGGTGGCCGTGGTCGTCAACTACCGTGGCGACGGCAAGACCTGGAAGCCGTTGTCGGAAGCCGAGATGGCCAACCTCAACGCGCTGGTCAAGGATGCCGTGGGCTTTGACGCCAAGCGCGGCGATTCCGTGAACGTGGTCAACAGCCAGTTCTCGGGCACGCTGCCGATGGCCAAGGACGACCTGCCGCTGTGGAAGCAGCCGGAGATGATCCAGTACGCCATCCAGGCCGCCAAGTATCTGGCGCTGGCCATCGGCTTCCTCATCCTGGTGTTTGCGGTGATCCGTCCGGCGATCCGCTCGATGGGCAAGAAGGACGACGCGGCCACGCCCACCTTCGTCGGCCGCGAAGGCGAAGATCCGAACGCGCCGATCATCACCGGAGCCGCGGCTTCGGCCGGGCCGGAGCTGGAAGGGCCGGGGGCTGCCGGCGCCGATTCCGAAGAGCTGCCGGACGCGCTGCCGCAGCTCAAGAACAACGACTTCGAGAAGAAGCTCGAGACCATGCGCCGCGTGGCGCAGAGCAACCCGCGCGCTGTCGCGGCCGTCATCAAACAATGGGTGAGTAACGAATGAGCGCCGAAGGACTCCAACGCAGCGCCATCCTCATGATGTCGCTGGGCGAAAGCGAAGCCGCCGAAGTGCTCAAGCACCTGGGCCCGCGCGAAGTGCAGAAGCTGGGCGCGACCATGGCCGCGCTGAAGAACGTGTCGCGCGAGCGTGTGCTCGACGCCTTTGACGCGTTCTTTGTGGAAGCCGAAGACCTGCCGCTGGACGTGGACTCCAACGAGTACATCCGCACCGTCTTCCGCAAGGCACTGGGCGATGACCGCGCCGCTAACATCATCGACCGCATCCTATCGGGCGGTGACACCAGCGGCATCGAAGGCCTGAAGTGGATGGATGCATCGTCGGTGGCGGAACTGATCCGTAACGAGCACCCGCAGATCATCGCCACGATCCTGGTCCACCTGGATCGTGATCAGGCTTCGGAAATCCTGACCTATTTCACCGAGCGCCTGCGCAACGACACCATCCTGCGTATCGCCACGCTCGACGGCATTCAGCCCAGCGCCCTGCGCGAGCTGAACGACGTGCTGACCAAGCTGCTGCAAGGCAACGACCATCGCAAGAAGAACGCGATGGGCGGCGTGCTCACGGCAGCGGAAATCCTCAACCTG
This is a stretch of genomic DNA from Ralstonia wenshanensis. It encodes these proteins:
- the fliF gene encoding flagellar basal-body MS-ring/collar protein FliF: MPTTADSVAVADTLGTVDMPAVGQGAMTRHKAGGAGALGALGPLGRLSPRLLMMIGGAALVAVIAAAMLWSRAPDYRVLYSNVSDSDGGAIIAALQQMNVPYRFAEGGTAIMVPEASVHEARLKLASQGLPKGGQAGFELMENQKFGTSQFAEQVNYQRALEGELARTIQAMQEVQSARVHLAMTKPSVFVREQAKPSASVLLKLYPGRMIDRSQVQAIGHLVSSSVPNLPLANVTVVDQSGRLLSSSFQDTASGLDPTQLSYVRDVEQGYIKRIEAILGPVVGEDNVRAQVTADVDLDNTEQMAETYRPNQDPANAAVRSTHTAEATQNKADAQGGVPGALSNQPPTAPRMLPTAPAPASASQPAATGPNGQPQQAAAANTSGTATSGNSSSTRDTTTNYEVDKTVRRTRAAVGTVRRLSVAVVVNYRGDGKTWKPLSEAEMANLNALVKDAVGFDAKRGDSVNVVNSQFSGTLPMAKDDLPLWKQPEMIQYAIQAAKYLALAIGFLILVFAVIRPAIRSMGKKDDAATPTFVGREGEDPNAPIITGAAASAGPELEGPGAAGADSEELPDALPQLKNNDFEKKLETMRRVAQSNPRAVAAVIKQWVSNE
- the fliG gene encoding flagellar motor switch protein FliG, which gives rise to MSAEGLQRSAILMMSLGESEAAEVLKHLGPREVQKLGATMAALKNVSRERVLDAFDAFFVEAEDLPLDVDSNEYIRTVFRKALGDDRAANIIDRILSGGDTSGIEGLKWMDASSVAELIRNEHPQIIATILVHLDRDQASEILTYFTERLRNDTILRIATLDGIQPSALRELNDVLTKLLQGNDHRKKNAMGGVLTAAEILNLVPSAVESSVIEGVRSRDPELADAIVEKMFVFDNLIDLDGRALQTLLREISQDVLVVALKGAKQEFRDKVFANMSQRAGTMLKEELEVLGPVKVSEVEAQQKEILVVARRLADEGEITIGRKAEDAYV